A section of the Phaseolus vulgaris cultivar G19833 chromosome 8, P. vulgaris v2.0, whole genome shotgun sequence genome encodes:
- the LOC137824555 gene encoding uncharacterized protein: MTMQQLVGMVQGLQEAMAASIADQERMQADFTASLARNEELHRTNEELRRNRRDVDEPETASPLREFTTSFSQAILGAAIPNTFIGPKVTFTGKEDPEAHLAAFHTQMMLVGGSDAVKCKLFMSTLIRMALDWFVSLPEGHVTTFAQLSRLFREQYLANRALAPVSYDLFDVKQFQGETLKEYISRFGAQVVKVGTTDEPMIVYAFRKGVRPGSFGKSFNCRLPKTFAEVRRRALEHIASEGEAYEKCIPAAPARPRAQIRTQPARVHEAATERQNPDKKRTYEARRALPRTRIEGRREEGRPLRHNFVVKLKNLIVVPNIADRLRPPAKSDKILGPHKESWCKFHEAFGHHINKCLALGYQLDELVKSGFLKDYLVGSPTTAATAVQEEGQAHEMPIHGEVHTISGGFSRGGPTTSQRKKYVRSVSSVAKEFSDDPWESDLVFTRADLRDVVPHDNDPMVISVVTIGRKVHRVFVDQGSSACHVLDDL, from the coding sequence atgaccatgcaacaacttgTGGGCATGGTGCAAGGGCTGCAAGAAGCAATGGCGGCCTCCATAGCAGatcaggaacgcatgcaggcggatttCACAGCCTCTCTGGCGAGAAACGAGGAGCTCCACCGTACCAACGAAGAGCTACGTCGCAATCGGCGCGATGTAGACGAGCCTGAGACTGCCTCCCCACTTAGGGAATTCACCACATCGTTCTCACAAGCGATCTTAGGAGCAgcaatccccaacacgttcatAGGGCCTAAGGTGACCTTTACAGGAaaggaggatcctgaggcacacctcGCGGCGTTCCACACACAAATGATGTTGGTCGGAGGCTCTGATGCCGTAaaatgcaagctctttatgagcactttAATCAGAATGGCCCTGGATTGGTTCGTCAGCCTTCCAGAGGGTCACGTCACGACCTTTGCTCAACTCTCACGACTATTTAGAGAGCAGTACTTAGCCAACAGGGCCCTAGCCCCGGTCTCGTACGACCTTTTCGACGTGAAACAATtccaaggggagaccctgaaggagtacataagtcgctttggagcacaagtggtaaAGGTGGGTACTACAGATGAACCCATGATTGTATACGCATTCAGGAAGGGAGTGCGACCCGGGTCTTTTGGTAAGTCGTTTAACTGCAGGCTTCCCAAGACCTTTGCTGAAGTAAGGCGACGAGCGTTGGAGCACATTGCCTCAGAGGGCGAGGCGTACGAGAAGTGCATACCTGCTGCACCTGCACGACCAAGGGCGCAGATACGCACGCAACCTGCTAGGGTCCACGAAGCTGCCACAGAGAGACAGAACCCAGACAAAAAGCGCACCTACGAGGCAAGGAGGGCCCTGCCAAGGACCCGAATTGAAGGAAGAAGAGAGGAGGGTAGACCGCtgaggcacaactttgtggtgaAGCTCAAAaacctcatcgttgtgcccaacatagcagacaggttgaggccaccagcGAAGTCTGACAAAATTCTAGGGCCCCACAAGGAGTCGTGGTGCAAATTTCACGAAGCATTTGGACATCATATTAACAAATGTTTGgcgctgggctatcagttggatgagcttgtgaagagTGGCTTCCTAAAGGATTACCTCGTAGGATCCCCTACGACGGCAGCCACGGCAGTACAAGAGGAGGGCCAGGCACACGAGATGCCAATCCATGGGGAGGTtcacaccatttctggtggATTTTCTAGAGGAGGGCCCACGACCTCTCAACGAAAGAAGTATGTGAGGTCAGTAAGTTCAGTTGCAAAAGAATTCTCGGACGACCCTTGGGAatcagacctcgtgttcacaagggctgacctacgggatgtcgtcccgcacgacaatgaccccatGGTCATCTCAGTAGTTACAATAGGAAGGAAGGTACATAGGGTTTTCGTCGACCAGGGGAGTTCTGCATGTCATGTTCTGGACGACCTttaa